The following is a genomic window from Bombina bombina isolate aBomBom1 chromosome 3, aBomBom1.pri, whole genome shotgun sequence.
AatgataaatatctagaagtgtGTGTCTGCATAACACTTTGTCAGTAagtagtatgtgtaagtgtatacctGCATAACAATGTCTTAGTATTAAATagaagtgtgtgtctgtataacactGAGTTATTATCtggtagtgtgtgtctgcataacACTTTGTCAGTAAGTATTATGTGTAAGTTTTTGCCTGCATAACAATGTCTTAGTATTAAATagaagtgtgtgtctgtataacactGAATTATCATCTTATAGTGTGTGTCTGAATAACACGTTGTCAGTAAGTATTATGTGCAAGTGTATGCCTGCATAATACTGTCATAGTTAGTATTAAATAgaagtgtgtgtctgtattacaATGAGTTATCACCTGGTAGTATGTGTCTGCATAACTGTCAGTAAGTATTATGTGTAAGTTTATGCCTGCATAACACTGTCTTAGTATTTAATAgaagtgtgtgtctgtctgtataacACTGAGTTATCATCtggtagtgtgtgtctgcataacACTTTGTCAGTAagtattatgtataagtgtatgcctgCATTACACTGTCTTAGTATTAAATAgaagtgtgtgtctgtattacaCTGAGTTATCATCtggtagtgtgtgtctgcataacACTTTGTCAGTAAGTATTATGTGTAAGTTTATGCCTCCATAACACTGTCTTCGTATTAAATAGAAGTGTATGCCTGTATTACATTGTGTTAGTATTATCTggaagtgtgtgtttgtataacacCATAGTAGTAttttatagatgtgtgtgtgtgtgagtgcataatACTGTGTTACCATATTTGTTAATAGTGAATAAAGTAATACTAAGCAAATATTTAATACTTTATAAAATCTGTTTACAATATGGTGTATGTCAGTGAATACAGTCTAAAATGAATATACTAGTCTTGTGTGTGTTTTTCAATAACATACTATGACAGTACATGGCGTTCAAATAACAGTGTGCTAGTGAATTGAGTGTTTATATCATTAGTAGAAGactatgtatacatataaaactttgcaTGTGTCTGCGTAACACTGTGCATGTGTGTTTCTTTGTATTAATCTTTCCTTCTGCTGCCAGAAACTcagatgtttaataaaataaatgctgtGCACTGGTTCCAGTGGACACAAACCCTGACTTGTTCATAAAATAGAGAAACACTGAACTTCTTATTCCATGTGGTTTATAAATGTAACCCAAGATTTTCCCTTCTGCTATTTCAAATCAACAAGGTTTGTGTGTAATTTGCCCCAGCCCCCTCCTCTGTACAGATATGTAGATTAAATATAGAgagggatgtgtgtgtatatatatcttgcTCGCTGAAGCAGCAGAAAGCCAGGCTTTGTTATGGCTGCCAACAGGGGGTGACATGACTTGGAAAATATTATTCTTGCAATTTTGCAAATTACCATTCACTTTCTTTAATGAGAGCCCTGTTTCTTTAACCAGACCATGCCCCCTGACAGATGTGGGTGTCACACTGCTCAAGGCCACTCCCCCTTTGTGATGCCTCTGCTGTGAAGTCTGTAGCATGCTTAGTGCTAGCAGTAGCCAGAACTGCCAGCAGCAACTGAGATTCACTACCTTACATGCAGGCTGGGCGGGTTCTGTCTGTAAGACTGCTCCGTCCTTAACCCTCTATGCCCTTCCCAGAGGGTTAACACTCTCCCTCTGGCACTCATTGCTTCTGTtgcatttctatttttaatttcctTTGCCTCTCTGTTTCCACACTCTTTCTTCCTTGCAGACAGATTCCCAGCCCTGCATTGTTTCATATTTGTCAGTGACAAGCAGAGTGGGAAAGAAAGCTGCATTTGTGTGAAATATCTCACTGAAGACCACAGCTCCTGGAATACAGATCCTGGCTGCACTTGTAGAGAGGAATACGAGCAGTGCAGAGGCTGAAGACTGCCAGAAAAAAACAGACTGGGGAGCTATTAAAGGACAATCCAGACTGCCATGCGTTTCAGCAAAGATCATACTGTCTGCCTGTGGATATTAACACTAATCAAAGACTTGCTTCTGTGATCCCTCAGCTCTCTGAAGATTTGTTCCATAGCTAGACTTTTGCAGACGGAATACACCATCATAActacccaaaatggaataatataAAAAGTGCATTTTGTGTCCTCTGTGACCCATCTGCAACAGGAAAGCTGATCCTACACACTGCTGTTTTGGAATGCATTGTGCCCTGCTTAAAACAGACAGCTGGATATAAAGTCGTGTGTCTGTATCCGCTCTCCCCCTCCTCCTGTCCTCACTTACAGTTGTTGCTTCTTTGCCTGTGCACAAATTTGCTGGCCCCTGAGAATGAGCAGTGTCTGCTGGCTTTTAACCCTTCCCTTTCTGTGGCAGCTACTGGCATTGGCCCTATCTCTGGAGATGGGGCTTTACGatgtggagagggggagagaaaccaaGTGTGAACCCATTCAGATACCAATGTGCCAAGGTATTGGCTACAACATGACAAGGATGCCCAACTATGTAGGACATGAATCTCAGGAAGAAGCAGCAGTAAAACTACAGGAGTTTTCTCCTCTAGTTGAGTATGGTTGTCACATGCATCTTCGTTTTTTTCTGTGCTCACTTTATGCCCCTATGTGCACTGAGCAGGTATCCACCTCCATCCCTGCCTGCAAGCCCATGTGTGAGGCTGCCCGACTAAAATGTGCACCCATCATGGAACGCTTCAATTTTGGATGGCCTGAGTCCTTGGACTGCAACCGTCTTCCTAGCAAGAATGACCCTCATGCACTTTGCATGGAGGCACCTGAGAATGCCACAAGTGGGGATACTCCGACTAATGGCCATGGCATGCTTCCTGTGGCTCCTCGCCCCCCACGCCCATCAGGGTCTGGTCTAAGTATAACAAGCCGCTGTGCCAATCCTGACAAATTTATGTATGTGGAAAGGAGTGGGGTTTGTGCACCAAGATGCACTTATGGGGTAGATGTATATTGGTCCTCAGCTGACAAGGACTTTGCTCTAATATGGATGGCTGCCTGGTCTGGACTTTGCTTTATTTCAACTGCTTTCACAGTATTGACCTTCCTCCTACATCCCCAACGTTTCCAGTATCCTGAGAGGCCAATCATCTTCCTCAGCATGTGCTACAATGTCTACTCCACTGCTTTCCTTATCCGTGCAGCGGCTGGGGCCCCCAGCATAGCATGTGACCGTGAAGGAGGTTCTCCATATTTAATCCGAGAAGGACTAGAAAGCAGCGGTTGCACACTTGTCTTCCTTATTCTCTATTACTTTGGCATGGCCAGTTCTCTGTGGTGGGTAGTGCTTACCCTCACCTGGTTCCTAGCAGCTAGCAAGAAATGGGGTCATGAAGCCATTGAGTCCCATGGTAGTTATTTCCACTTAGCTGCCTGGGGAGTTCCAGCTGTTAAAACCATCATCATCCTTACCATGAGAAAAGTTGGTGGAGATGAGTTAACAGGACTCTGCTATGTTGGGGGGTCAGATGCGAGTGCCCTTACAGGTTTTGTATTGGTGCCCCTTTCATGTTATTTGGTCACAGGCACATCATTCCTTCTCACAGGTTTTGTTGCCCTGTTCCATATCCGAAGGGTCATGAAGACTGGGGGAACTAACACCGAGAAACTGGAGAAATTGATGGTTAAAATTGGGGTATTTTCCATATTATATACTGTTCCAGCCACCTGTATAATTGTTTGTTGCTTCTATGAGCGTCTCAATTTGGCTCACTGGGAAGCCAGGTCAAGGGAAGAATCCTGCAGGACAGCAATTGGAGGGGGCAGGCCAGATTGCACTCTGTCCCGCTCTATCCCCAGTGTGGCAGTATTCATGCTTAAAATCTTCATGTCTCTGGCTGTGGGTATTACCAGTGGGGTTTGGGTATGGAGCTCCAAAACTTTACAAGCTTGGCAGGGAATTTTATGCCAGCGTCGACTTGGGGTGGTAGGGCCTAGGACTCGAGGGAAGCCCCGGGGTGGGGGGGTTATTTCCTGTAATTTGAGTAGCTGCCCATATAAGCCCCCACCACTCACACTTCAGGTAGCCAAGACAGACCCCTTCATGGACAGTCCAACACATGTGTGAAGTGCAGAAGAAGAAAAGACTCTAAAGAGAATGGAATTCAGGCTCACACACATGTAATAGGGAAATGCACTTCAGTTCTTTACTGGCAAAGGGCTATGTAAAGGACACATTTTCATGGTTACTGTAGTCACATATCTGTATGCCACTGAATGGATCAATACAACAAAAGAGTGGCTTGTGAAACAAAAAGAAtttatgtaactcttaaagggaaacATTTTTGGACAATGATATCTCTCTGAACACTAAATAGCAATCAGAGGAGTGATGCTCTTCAAGCTTTGTCAGCAGATAAGTCATTAATGTGTCAGCTGTGGGGTCTTTGAGGTTCTCAATGTTTAAACCTCCCCCTGCCCTTGGCTGCTTCCATGTGAACACTGAGCCCTTATGCAGCTGTCCTGGGAGTGCTGTCCATCAACTCTTCTCACTAAAACAACAACATTTGCCAAAACCAAAATTGCAAATATCAGCACCCTCAGCCCTCTCTACTCTGTATACTTttactttctccccccccctcttctcaTGTTGGTATATTCGCTGTAAACCCTTGCTTCTAAAAGGACAACAAGGTGTTGGTTTTAAATATGCTGCTGAGTCCTCCAGAAGCAAAGGTTTGCTGGTGAGTAATACTGTACAGACTTAAACAGAATGGAATGTGTTCCACTCAGGGTTGTGCTTTGTCAATGACCAATTGTGTTAACATTTGTCCTATGTTTACAGGCAGTGTTTTATTTAATATGAACTTACCATAACATTGAGAAGAGATAagataaaatagaaacaaaaaagtcatttaaaaatataatgATCATGAAATGAAGTGTTAACCCAATTGTTAAATAATGTTATCTTTCTATATTACACAACATTGAATGACATGGAACAGAAATAGTTACAGTTGTTAATTATAAAGCAGAGTGATTATTGCTGCATTATTTTGTGATGTAGACAGCAGAAATATTACCAGAACTCATAAGCTAAGTTAGAAATGATGGAGATATGTCAGGATGCATCTGTCTATATAAGAATCAATgctttggtgcattttaaagttacatgctctgtaAGGGTGTATTCTATATGATGAGAAtttaactgaagaaaaaaaaatgctttgcatTAAGGGAAATTTTCATTTTAACATGTTATTTCAAAACTATATCAGGCATCTAATATGAAAACCCCTTTAAGATTCAATTAAAAGAAAAGTTCACATGGAGTATCCTGCCTTTGCCTCACAGAAATATACTTCCTGGGagtaaatggttaaagggacattgcactgttGTTGTTGCCTATCAATATAGAAATGAATGAGAAATGCTAACTGAATAGGGGAAACTGAGCGATGCTCTGTAATTATGTTAGTGTAAAACAAAACTGTAGCCTTAATGAATCTAGGAAGTGCAGGTGTCATAGTGTGTAGCAGAACTCTGGCATGTGGGGCTTTACTTAGTAAAGGTATAGGCAAGTGGAGGTATTCTGCATGGTTTGACAAGGTGTGGTATAAGTGTAGTGATGCAGTGTGTGTTGATCAGTATTGAGAGGAGGGCAGAGTTAAAAGGAAAGATGCATGATTAGTATACAAAGTGATATTTTGTGGTTTTTCTATCTGGCATGTGAGTGATAATCTTCAGAAACAGaaggaaaataaattacaaaccaggtttaaggttttttttcagtgTATCCCTTTAAAGATGTATTTACTTTTGAATTAATGGaatatttataaacacaaatgAAGTGGCAATATTTTGCAGTGGCCTACATACCTTATTTTGTTAAGTTTCTTGCAAATTAGGAAATTGCTTAGTTGTGCATTATCATAACTCATGACAGTAAATTATATTCTCAAGATTTCCATGTAGAAATGTCTGTCACTATTTTGTCTTCAGGTTTTTCATGTTTTAATGCATACAGTTTATTTTATGAAGAGATAtagataaaaaaatgtatgtatgtctTGACATAAGGGTTAATGCACTCATATCAATAGATCTATGGTTAACTACCTGTGTTTCATTGTTACTACTATGATGCctagcaaaagaagaaaaaaagaaactaccttattgtaaaattatttttatatgttcTATAGAATTTATCACATTTTCACAACTATGCAAAAATTGCTAGAATTCCAAAGTGGTATCTGAAGCAGTGGTAGATAAAATAAAAACCATACTGCATTGCTGGGGTTGCAAACACATCACATGGTTTCAGGTTGCTTCCAATTATGTTGTTTCCTgttagttttaaaataaattgcaagagCAATATATGCAAACACTTTGATTAACTTAAGTAACACAATGTTAGAGAGCACCATTTGTATACATTTCTCTCCATAAAAGCTACAAACTAACTGCAGTTACAGTAGGATCATTTAAACAATTACTTTATTTCTAACCCAACTGAGTAAAAGGGCAATACAGAAAATAACTGTTAAAGATTCTTAAAAAGAAGGTGGTCCATTTTATTTTCTGTCCATGTAAACAGTTCTAGTATAATagtattttcaaaaacattaaagggacattccagacaaaattggaatctccatggatgcatttcagatttgaatagaaacatttttataatatacatgtattagcaataatgcttctaataaaagctatagcacttgctcagatagcctaaggttcttgcaccatctggtaatcactcaatttgttaattgctaacatgatacaagccccactggtgctctgatcagctgcagtatttaaaaggctggtgcactgagaatgcacgtgcagagaaaaatgttgatattaaaacagtgataacttttactggaagcatttttgccaatacgtgtatattgtaaatatgtttctattcaaagatgtaattaatctatgtgtatttgaattttcactggaatgtccctttaagatgaagtgCTAGAACAAATTTGTATCATTACTTGAATTGTCAAGAAGAAATAGTGTACACAActttacctatttttttttctacCAATGATTAATGTTTTTTAAGTGGAGGGACAAATTTAGATAAAGTAATTTcagtatcatttttattttacctgctctaatATAGATGGGTGATTCCTTGTAAGATATGTCAATGAATATGAAAGCATATCATATTTTCTGCCATTAATTTATTGTACATAACATTCTTTGTTCATCCCAATTTTTTAAATGACATTCTAGTCCCCTTTACTCTTTACCACATCATAAAAGCCtgaaaataaaatcaatatattattaataaaaatgtaaaaaaatgtattgcatgGAAGCAAACAAAATCTACTTGTTCAGagctaaaaatagaagaaaaactttttttttataaataatatattgaaatTATGTTTAGGTTGTCAGACACAAAAAACTATAGtgcttcttaaaaaaattaaaaattgctgAACTATTTTGTGGCCGTTTTTTAGTCATATTTTTGACAGCAGAGAAGGGCTTAATGCATATGTGGAAGCTTtggctattttttttaataataggatGAAAAAAATCTGTATACAGTTTTATTGAGAAATTAAGAAGAAATAACATGTATAATGATTTCTGTATGAAGCAATACATTCACTAAAGGTGCAGCATGTTTATAGTCTGGGGGGAAAATAAATTACAGACCGATAATAGCACTAAAGGTATGAGTTTTGGAGAGTTTACCAGGGACAAAAAAAGGGTTGAGGGGCCCATAGAAATATGAAACATAAACAAATTAATGTGTCTATATTATAAAGATTTAGGGCTCTGCCTTTTCACCAGCAAATAACAGTTAGTGTGATATTTAAAGTATAAAAGCACAACAGCAAAGAAGGGGTTAATGAAGACCTTGCCACAGACCAGGAGTCAAGCAGAACGTCTATGAATACTTCTCATGGAGAGGGATAATAGGGGTCATTTTCTGCAGCTCCTGATGCTATAGGCTGCTTCACtctcacagatataaatatataaatatatatttttggatttgtATTAAAAATATGGTACGGTTTTGTAAAGTACTgaatatataattgtaaaaataatatgcagatggTAATTTAATGTTGTAATTTATTCTTGAATTGTAAGAGTTTTGAAGAGGCCTAATAAACTGACTTGTGTGAAATCTTGTGTTTCCTGTTTCACTCTTTTCCTTAAAATACACattttgtatttatctatttatttatttttttgctattgacAAGCCCGCCCCTCATAAGGCAACTTTTTTAGGTTGGTGAACCATATgcagatttgtaaaaaaaaaactaaagatccTATTCTTGTGTTTTGTGTCCACATTCTAAAGCTGTATAGTGACTGGATTTCTAAAATGTCATGCAACGCTAAACTGAATTTAGAAAACCAGATCTATGCTATTCAGTAGCCAGCCAGTCAGTCGAAATGATGGTGTCTGAACCTGACAGGGTAATCATAGAGCTAAAATCACTATCACAATTCTTTATTTCCCACAGCCATCAGCACATTTCTGTCACAAGCAGTATATTATATTGAAAGCTGAAACTGTAAAAGGAGATAACACTAGAATTTGAAATGAATTCACTTTGGAAATGAGTTATTTTCCAATATACCTgtacctgtattaaagggacactaaacccaatttttttttcttttgtgattgagatagagcatgcaattttaagcaactctccaatttactcctattattaatttttcttcgttctctttctatctttatttgaaaaagaaggcatctaagctatttttagttcaggactctggacagcacttgtttattggtcggttaaattaatccactaatcggcaagaacaacccaggttgttcaccaaaaatgggccagcatctaaacttacattcttgcttttcaaataaagatgcaaagagaatgaagaaaatttgataataggagtaaattagaaagttgcttaaaatgtcatgctctatccgaatcatgaaagaaaaaaattgggttcagtgtccctgtaaagcgacataaaacaagttgagatagagacaaaatataataatatgtactttaattactttacctgcaaatttatactgcagtgcttttttatgcaaactattttttacttaattagcccttttagactatgcacagatctcaacatgttttatggcactttaatataaATGCTTCTCGTAAAAAATGTTTTACCGTATATGGACCCCTGTGTACCCTCATTCAAATAAAACACTGCATATTTTTAGAGAGCCAGCAGTCATTGCAACATGCTGTATACAATTTGAATGCAGGTGCcaccagcatatgtacatatgatcCATGCACATTAAACACTGTAAAGGAAATATTGACAATTTCAGTTTAAATGTGCATGAAAcctaaaattcatgattcagacaaaacacacaattttaagcaactttctgatttacttctattatctaatttgcttcattcttgtggtatactttgtttaaaagcataactaggtaggctcaggagcagcaatgcattactgggaggtatCTGCTGATTGAAGGCTTCTTATAAATaactcttttcattggttcaccagatgtgttcagctagctcccagtagtgcattgttgttccttcaccaaaggataccaagagaatgaagcaaatttgaaatagaagtaaatatgaaagttgctttgagtgctaagcactttcccacctgtgtgctaagattttttaatgttttttttatttttttaacaattttttcttaaacttttttttatttttttcagacccccaagacttaaaccattggaaaggttaggcgattacctttccaatggtggctctgtagctgcttagatgcctgagatacaggcttctaagcagcatgccccttgctcctatacttaacattgttaagtataaagttgcCGTCATCACTTTATTGCGCGTGGCGTCACCACAAACAatcgggaagccccagcgatgcctgtcactctacagggacgatcaccggggtaggagccctcagatctccctcaaggtgggagagtgctagtgacggctctgagccgtcattagcaccagagtgggaaactctgtgacggctcagagccatcattagcactcaaagggttaaaatcacatgctctgtctgaatcatgaaagaataaaaatggcttTCATGTCTCAAAGTATTTCTGCTAAAATATTTCATTGAAaataatgctttttaaaaaataaatgaataattaaataaaaaaattgtccctttaaatggatcggTCATctctttaaagggttaatatttgagTTCTTgaataatttttcattttaaaggcGCATGAAATCCCAAAATGTCCTTTcatacttcagatagagcataacatttccaatttattttgatgatcaaatttgctttggtctcatgCATCCTTTAGATTCCCTAGGAACAAGTAATTGGATGAAagacatatttgtttaaaaaaaaatcaaggcaAAGTCAAATTGTGATTTACAAGGTTCATTGTTGCAGAGAAAATGTAGTCATTAACTTTCTTTTTCACTGTTTTGTTACTAATGTCTTTTTGCCACTGCACAATTTTCATagattaaatagttaaaaataatatgcaattCAAAAATACTGTGCATTCTTTCTGATTTACTGATCATCCCCCCCAAATagtataatacaatattt
Proteins encoded in this region:
- the FZD9 gene encoding frizzled-9 encodes the protein MSSVCWLLTLPFLWQLLALALSLEMGLYDVERGRETKCEPIQIPMCQGIGYNMTRMPNYVGHESQEEAAVKLQEFSPLVEYGCHMHLRFFLCSLYAPMCTEQVSTSIPACKPMCEAARLKCAPIMERFNFGWPESLDCNRLPSKNDPHALCMEAPENATSGDTPTNGHGMLPVAPRPPRPSGSGLSITSRCANPDKFMYVERSGVCAPRCTYGVDVYWSSADKDFALIWMAAWSGLCFISTAFTVLTFLLHPQRFQYPERPIIFLSMCYNVYSTAFLIRAAAGAPSIACDREGGSPYLIREGLESSGCTLVFLILYYFGMASSLWWVVLTLTWFLAASKKWGHEAIESHGSYFHLAAWGVPAVKTIIILTMRKVGGDELTGLCYVGGSDASALTGFVLVPLSCYLVTGTSFLLTGFVALFHIRRVMKTGGTNTEKLEKLMVKIGVFSILYTVPATCIIVCCFYERLNLAHWEARSREESCRTAIGGGRPDCTLSRSIPSVAVFMLKIFMSLAVGITSGVWVWSSKTLQAWQGILCQRRLGVVGPRTRGKPRGGGVISCNLSSCPYKPPPLTLQVAKTDPFMDSPTHV